A single window of Candidatus Krumholzibacteriia bacterium DNA harbors:
- a CDS encoding S9 family peptidase, producing the protein MKTPAGFFACSAWLLLQAAPTLATEPASDLERSVTLMARIGFCNQPAFSPDGQTIAFASNMSGQPQIWKVAAAGGWPEAVTAFDDPVSGFTWSPDGAWIAFSLAPGGGLNEQVYLMRPDGTEVRMITGGGKENNRLGPWSRDGKLLTLGSNRRTPAAIDAYVYDLAGGKLRMVCENRGIGGFVDVSHDGRYALLQRVVSRGDNNLYRVELSTGREVLVTPHEPPGSFSGVLAPDGNSVYLVSNKDRDLRALARVRLSAAGEAGPFETLLARDDAELDGLTLDDAGKALALVWNVAGKSEIAFYDLGKQRQTPGPQLPAELAGGVEFSKDGRLLALTLSGSTHPADIWVYDLKKQTLRQLTQSPHAGVDMTQLVVPELVRYRAHDGLELSGWVYRPRQGKPPYPMVLSFHGGPEGQERPGFSSNYQALLGQGIAVFAPNVRGSSGFGKKFVNLDNGALRFDGIKDIKASVDYIVGAGVADPRRLGIMGGSYGGYMVMAGLTEYPDLFAAGANLFGVVNFATFFAHTEPWMAAISTIEYGDPATQADLLRQLSPIHKVDRVVAPTIVLHGANDTNVPVVEAEQVVENLKRRGVPVDYVLFPDEGHGWRKTPNRIRSTVAITQWFDRYLVREQAQR; encoded by the coding sequence ATGAAGACGCCTGCCGGATTCTTCGCCTGCTCCGCCTGGCTGTTGCTCCAGGCCGCTCCCACTCTCGCCACGGAGCCCGCCTCCGACCTCGAGCGCTCGGTGACGCTCATGGCCCGTATCGGCTTCTGCAACCAGCCGGCGTTCTCCCCCGACGGCCAAACCATCGCCTTCGCCTCGAACATGAGCGGCCAGCCGCAGATCTGGAAGGTGGCGGCCGCCGGCGGCTGGCCCGAGGCGGTGACGGCTTTCGACGACCCGGTGAGCGGCTTCACTTGGTCCCCCGACGGCGCCTGGATCGCCTTCTCCCTGGCGCCGGGAGGCGGCTTGAACGAACAGGTCTATCTCATGCGTCCCGATGGTACCGAGGTGCGCATGATCACGGGCGGCGGCAAGGAGAACAACCGCCTCGGCCCGTGGTCCCGTGACGGCAAGCTCCTCACCCTGGGGTCGAACCGACGCACTCCCGCCGCCATCGATGCCTACGTCTACGACCTCGCGGGCGGCAAGCTACGCATGGTGTGCGAGAACCGCGGCATCGGCGGCTTCGTCGACGTCTCCCACGATGGCCGCTATGCGCTGCTCCAACGCGTGGTGAGCCGGGGCGACAACAACCTCTACCGCGTCGAGCTCAGCACCGGCCGTGAAGTGTTGGTGACGCCCCACGAGCCGCCCGGGAGCTTCTCGGGCGTCCTCGCCCCGGATGGCAACAGCGTGTATCTGGTGTCGAACAAGGACCGCGATCTGCGAGCCCTGGCGCGTGTGCGTCTCTCCGCTGCGGGGGAAGCCGGACCGTTCGAGACGCTGCTCGCGCGCGACGACGCCGAGCTCGACGGCCTCACCCTCGACGACGCGGGCAAAGCGTTGGCGCTGGTGTGGAATGTCGCCGGGAAGAGCGAGATCGCTTTCTACGACCTCGGGAAGCAACGCCAAACGCCCGGCCCCCAGCTCCCCGCGGAACTGGCCGGTGGCGTCGAGTTTTCCAAGGACGGCCGGCTCCTGGCGCTCACTCTCTCCGGTTCGACCCATCCCGCCGACATCTGGGTCTACGATCTGAAGAAGCAAACCCTGCGACAGCTCACGCAGAGCCCCCATGCCGGCGTCGACATGACGCAACTCGTCGTGCCCGAGCTGGTGCGGTATCGCGCCCACGATGGCCTCGAGCTCTCGGGTTGGGTCTACCGGCCGCGGCAGGGCAAGCCGCCTTATCCCATGGTGCTCAGCTTCCACGGCGGACCGGAGGGACAGGAGCGACCGGGCTTCAGCTCCAACTATCAAGCGCTGCTCGGCCAAGGCATCGCCGTCTTCGCCCCCAACGTGCGTGGGTCGTCCGGCTTCGGCAAGAAGTTCGTGAACCTCGACAACGGCGCACTCCGCTTCGACGGCATCAAGGACATCAAGGCGAGCGTGGACTACATCGTCGGCGCCGGCGTCGCCGACCCGCGGCGACTCGGCATCATGGGTGGCTCGTACGGCGGCTACATGGTCATGGCGGGCCTCACGGAGTACCCGGATCTCTTCGCCGCCGGGGCCAACCTCTTCGGCGTCGTGAACTTCGCGACCTTCTTCGCGCACACCGAACCCTGGATGGCCGCCATCTCCACCATCGAGTACGGCGATCCGGCGACACAGGCCGACCTCCTGCGGCAGCTCTCGCCGATCCACAAAGTGGACCGCGTGGTGGCTCCCACCATCGTCCTGCATGGTGCCAACGACACCAACGTTCCGGTCGTCGAGGCCGAGCAGGTGGTGGAGAACCTGAAACGCCGCGGCGTACCGGTGGACTACGTCCTCTTCCCGGACGAAGGCCACGGCTGGCGCAAGACGCCGAACCGGATCCGCTCCACCGTCGCCATCACCCAATGGTTCGACCGCTATCTGGTGCGGGAGCAGGCGCAGCGCTGA
- a CDS encoding NAD(P)/FAD-dependent oxidoreductase, which produces MSGRYDAIVIGAGHNGLTTAALLARQGRRVLVLEQKEHIGGLAAAEEFHPGFWSCGVFQDTTLVSRRVADELELARHGLRWRTAPPDVLALGAPGDSLLLAGEVARATAAIRQRQPQDGERYPRYIAALEGLREVLRSFLDAAPLDPTSNEALDPRVLWRPGLRLRRLGRRGLLEFLRLPPLCTADWLDEWFADDLLKAALSLPPLASTFMGPRSPGGTALLLRQAGLAGPGVEGGGPALVAAIAGAARTHGAEIRNGAPVAEVRMAGKVQGVKLASGETFDAPVVAASCHPQQLLALLTLRSLPGRLTERLQHYRSRGTTAQVLFALRAPLRFKGYENLPVEFARTGASMLDIERAFDAVKYGRIAERPVLEIHAPSSNGEARPPGDRAVAPAGAVAPAGAVASVLVHYAPWNLEPGWDAKQRDRLGERVQEMVRERASGLEVVARRVFAPPDFEALYALPGGNLHHGDHALDQLLLRPAAGCVGYRTPIPGLYLCGSGSHPGGGLTCLPGALAARSILAD; this is translated from the coding sequence GTGAGCGGTCGGTACGATGCCATCGTCATCGGTGCAGGCCACAACGGCCTCACCACGGCCGCGCTGCTCGCGCGCCAGGGGCGGCGCGTCCTCGTTCTCGAGCAGAAGGAGCACATCGGCGGTCTCGCCGCGGCCGAGGAGTTCCATCCTGGTTTCTGGAGCTGCGGCGTCTTCCAGGACACGACACTCGTTTCGCGCCGCGTGGCCGACGAACTCGAGCTCGCCCGGCACGGCCTGCGCTGGCGCACCGCCCCGCCCGATGTGCTCGCCCTCGGCGCGCCCGGCGACAGCTTGCTCCTCGCCGGCGAGGTGGCGCGCGCCACGGCCGCGATCCGCCAGCGTCAGCCGCAGGACGGCGAGAGGTATCCGCGCTACATCGCGGCGCTCGAGGGCCTGCGTGAAGTGCTGCGCAGCTTCCTCGACGCAGCACCCCTCGACCCCACCTCGAACGAGGCCCTCGACCCTCGGGTGCTTTGGCGCCCGGGGCTGCGCTTGCGCCGCTTGGGACGGCGCGGGTTGCTCGAGTTCTTGCGCCTACCACCCCTTTGCACCGCCGACTGGCTCGACGAATGGTTCGCCGATGATTTGTTGAAGGCGGCGCTGTCCCTTCCCCCCCTGGCTTCCACCTTCATGGGGCCGCGCTCACCCGGCGGTACGGCGTTGCTCTTGCGCCAGGCCGGCCTCGCAGGTCCGGGCGTGGAGGGCGGCGGGCCGGCACTCGTGGCCGCGATCGCAGGCGCTGCACGGACTCACGGCGCCGAGATCCGCAACGGAGCTCCAGTCGCCGAGGTGCGCATGGCGGGCAAGGTCCAAGGCGTGAAGCTCGCCAGCGGTGAGACGTTCGACGCCCCGGTGGTTGCAGCTTCTTGCCATCCGCAGCAGCTCTTGGCGCTTCTAACGCTCCGTTCGTTGCCGGGGCGCCTCACCGAACGCCTCCAGCACTATCGTTCCCGCGGCACGACGGCGCAGGTGCTGTTCGCGCTGCGCGCCCCCCTCCGCTTCAAGGGCTACGAGAATCTCCCCGTCGAGTTCGCGCGCACTGGCGCCTCGATGCTCGACATCGAACGCGCTTTCGATGCCGTGAAGTACGGGCGGATCGCCGAGCGGCCAGTCCTCGAGATCCATGCTCCGTCGTCGAATGGGGAAGCCCGGCCACCTGGCGACCGTGCGGTGGCACCTGCAGGCGCCGTCGCACCCGCAGGGGCCGTCGCTTCGGTCTTGGTGCATTACGCCCCCTGGAACCTGGAGCCCGGATGGGACGCGAAGCAGCGCGACCGTCTCGGTGAGCGGGTGCAGGAGATGGTCAGGGAACGCGCCTCCGGTCTCGAAGTCGTGGCGCGCCGCGTTTTCGCACCACCCGATTTCGAAGCGCTGTACGCGCTCCCAGGCGGCAACCTACACCACGGCGACCACGCCCTGGACCAGCTGCTGCTTCGGCCCGCTGCTGGTTGCGTCGGCTATCGCACGCCCATCCCCGGTCTCTACCTCTGCGGCAGCGGCAGTCATCCCGGTGGCGGGCTCACCTGCCTGCCAGGTGCCCTCGCAGCGCGTTCCATCCTCGCCGACTGA